Proteins from one Besnoitia besnoiti strain Bb-Ger1 chromosome Unknown contig00120, whole genome shotgun sequence genomic window:
- a CDS encoding cytochrome b (encoded by transcript BESB_022010), translating to MSLFRAHLVFYRCALNLNSSYNFGFLVAITFVLQIITGITLAFRYTSEASCAFASVQHLVREVAAGWEFRMLHATTASFVFLCILIHMSRGMYNSSYSYLTTAWMSGLVLYLLTIATAFLGYVLPWGQMSFWGATVITNLLSPIPYLVPWLLGGYYVSDVTLKRFFVLHFILPFVGCILIVLHIFYLHLNGSSNPAGIDSALKVAFYPHMLMTDAKCLSYLIGLIFLQTAFGLIELSHPDNSIPVNRFVTPLHIVPEWYFLAYYAVLKVIPSKTGGLLVFMSSLINLALLSEIRALNTRMLIRQHFMTRNVVSGWVIIWVYSMIFLIIIGSAIPQATYILYGRLATIVYLTTGLVLCLY from the coding sequence atgagtctattccgggcacacctcgtcttttatcggtgtgctctcaatctaaattcatcttataactttggtttcttagttgcaattacctttgtactccaaataattacaggtatcactttagcgttccgatatacttctgaagcatcttgtgcatttgctagtgttcaacatctagttagagaggtagcagcaggatgggaatttaggatgttgcatgcaacaactgcttctttcgtcttcttgtgtatcttaatacacatgtctcgaggtatgtataactccagctatagttatttaactactgcttggatgtctggtttagttttatatctacttactatagccactgctttcctcggttatgtactaccatggggacagatgagtttctggggtgctacagtcattactaatctcctttctccaataccatatttagtaccttggttactcggtggatactatgtatctgatgtaacattaaaacgattctttgtattgcactttatattaccttttgtaggttgcattctaattgtattacacatcttctatttacatttaaatggttctagtaaccctgcaggtattgattccgcacttaaagtagccttctatcctcatatgttaatgaccgatgctaaatgtctatcctatctaattggtttaattttcttacaaacggcttttggtttgattgaattatcgcacccagataactccataccagtgaaccggtttgtaactccgcttcatatcgtacctgaatggtactttttagcatattatgcggtgttaaaagtaatcccatccaaaaccggtggtttgttagtatttatgtcctctctcattaacttagctcttttatctgaaattcgagctttgaatactcgaatgttgatacgacaacattttatgactcgaaatgtagtcagtggatgggtaattatttgggtatacagtatgatcttcttgattattattggtagtgctattccacaagcgacttatatcttatatggtagattagctactatcgtatatcttactaccggattggttctatgcttatactaa